From a region of the Candidatus Bathyarchaeota archaeon genome:
- a CDS encoding metallophosphoesterase family protein — protein sequence MKILAATDFHGDVGAFQKVSLNARRNHVNMIVVCGDVTHFGSVQQAKELLSSLLAIQSSVLFVPGNCDPPALAEEKIETIESIHGKCRQIGNINFFGVGGSSPSPFDTPFELTETEIANILERGYNACQVKRRTILISHSPPKDTKVDVTSAGEHAGSFSVREFIEKTKPDLVLCGHIHEATGIDRINDTIIVNPGPARHGKCALIDLNESINVRLESL from the coding sequence TTGAAAATCTTGGCGGCTACAGATTTTCATGGCGATGTTGGGGCATTTCAAAAAGTTTCTTTGAATGCAAGGCGGAACCATGTGAATATGATTGTTGTGTGTGGGGATGTGACGCATTTTGGTTCTGTGCAACAAGCCAAAGAACTACTTTCCTCTTTACTTGCCATCCAGTCTTCAGTGTTGTTTGTGCCAGGAAACTGTGATCCCCCTGCATTGGCAGAAGAAAAAATAGAGACGATAGAGTCTATCCACGGAAAATGCAGGCAAATTGGCAACATCAATTTCTTTGGTGTCGGAGGTTCTTCGCCAAGTCCTTTTGATACACCCTTTGAACTTACAGAAACAGAGATTGCTAATATTCTGGAACGAGGCTATAATGCTTGCCAAGTCAAGCGCAGAACCATTCTGATTTCACATTCTCCACCTAAGGACACAAAGGTAGATGTAACATCTGCAGGCGAACATGCAGGAAGCTTCAGCGTAAGAGAATTTATAGAAAAAACAAAACCTGATCTAGTGTTATGCGGTCATATCCATGAAGCAACTGGAATAGACAGAATAAATGATACCATCATAGTTAACCCAGGACCTGCAAGACATGGAAAATGCGCATTGATTGACTTAAACGAAAGCATAAATGTCAGACTAGAATCCCTATAA